The Bacillota bacterium DNA segment CCGGACCCTGGTGAGAACGGTCCTGCCCCCATCCGTGATCCTCACGCGCACGACTCTCCGGTCGGCTTCGTCACGGACCCGCTCCGCAAGCGCCGCTCGCTCCATGCGATCGACGAGGTCGGTGACGGTGCTGCAACTCACGCCGAGCCGCTCGCTCAACTCGCCCATAGTGAGCTCGCCCCTACACAGCGCGAGCAACGCATGGAACTGGTCTCTCGTCACCCCAAGGTTCGCCAGCTCTGCCTTGCCTTGAGTGCGCATGAGGTGCTCTATACGCGCAAGAAGCATCTCAATGTCGTCAACGCATAGAACGGAACCGGCCTCGTCACAGACGCTGCGAGGCTCGCCTCGGAAATCCACCGGTATTCCCCCCTTTCGTATGTTTCGTGCTACCGATCTTACGTAGCACTAAACAGTATACTGCACATGCCTTGCCCTGCCAAGAACATGTGGGCA contains these protein-coding regions:
- a CDS encoding MarR family transcriptional regulator; translation: MDFRGEPRSVCDEAGSVLCVDDIEMLLARIEHLMRTQGKAELANLGVTRDQFHALLALCRGELTMGELSERLGVSCSTVTDLVDRMERAALAERVRDEADRRVVRVRITDGGRTVLTRVRERRRRYLGRVLASMTEEEQSSLRDLLARVYSLLAYQPES